A single genomic interval of Lynx canadensis isolate LIC74 chromosome A2, mLynCan4.pri.v2, whole genome shotgun sequence harbors:
- the AQP1 gene encoding aquaporin-1 encodes MASEFKKKLFWRAVVAEFLAMTLFVFISIGSALGFNYPVKNNQTAGASQDNVKVSLAFGLSIATLAQSVGHISGAHLNPAVTLGLLLSCQISILRAIMYIIAQCVGAIVATAILSGVTSSLPDNSLGRNELAPGVNSGQGLGIEIIGTLQLVLCVLATTDRRRRDLGGSGPLAIGLSVALGHLLAIDYTGCGINPARSFGSSVITHNFKNHWIFWVGPFIGGALAVLIYDFILAPRSSDLTDRVKVWTSGQVEEYDLDGDDINSRVEMKPK; translated from the exons ATGGCCAGCGAGTTCAAGAAGAAGCTCTTCTGGAGGGCCGTGGTGGCCGAGTTCCTGGCCATGACCCTCTTTGTCTTCATCAGCATCGGTTCCGCCCTGGGCTTCAATTACCCGGTGAAGAACAACCAGACAGCAGGTGCCTCCCAGGACAACGTGAAGGTGTCACTGGCCTTCGGGCTGAGCATCGCCACCCTGGCCCAGAGCGTGGGCCACATCAGTGGCGCCCACCTCAACCCGGCCGTCACGCTGGGGCTGTTGCTCAGCTGCCAGATCAGCATCCTCAGGGCTATCATGTACATCATCGCCCAGTGCGTGGGGGCCATCGTGGCCACTGCCATCCTCTCGGGCGTCACCTCCTCCCTGCCGGACAACTCGCTCGGCCGAAACGAG CTGGCCCCCGGTGTGAACTCTGGCCAGGGCCTGGGCATCGAAATCATCGGCACCCTGCAGCTGGTGCTTTGTGTGCTGGCCACCACTGACAGGAGGCGCCGTGATCTCGGGGGCTCGGGCCCCCTCGCCATCGGCCTCTCTGTGGCCCTGGGACATCTGCTCGCG ATCGACTACACAGGCTGCGGCATTAACCCCGCCCGGTCCTTTGGCTCGTCAGTGATCACTCATAACTTCAAGAACCACTGG ATTTTCTGGGTGGGGCCATTCATCGGGGGAGCCCTGGCTGTGCTCATCTACGACTTCATCCTGGCCCCGCGCAGCAGTGACCTCACAGACCGCGTGAAGGTGTGGACCAGCGGCCAGGTGGAGGAGTATGACCTGGATGGCGACGACATCAACTCCAGGGTGGAGATGAAGCCGAAATAG